AAAAGGGCAGGCCCATACTGACAAAGACTGTCGGGAAATAGATGTAGCGCTCATTTGTTGAGCTGAATAAAGCGATAGGGAGTGTGGCTGCGGGAAGCCAAGCAAGCAAAAGGCAGAATAATAAATAGAGAAAAAAAACGGTTTCTGATTTGGCAGATGCCAATAATCGCCGGAAGAAGAGGGTGAGTATACCCAGCAGGCTAAGACTAAAGGGAATGATGAAAACAGGTGATGTGATAAATGCAAAATGGGTATAAGGCAGTGTGGGTATGAAACTCCGCCAAATGGTTGCAGTCAAAGAACGTAATGTGTTGAGATTGAAAATATTAAGGTGGTATTCTGTATCATAACCACCAAAGAATTGACCGGACGCCTGATAACGGAGAATAAAATAGGCTCCCAATACAAGTAATACTGATAGAGGCGCAGTACCAATTGCGACAAGTTTTTTTCGATTTGCTTTATTGGACCAAAGCATAGCAATACCTAAAATAATAATATACCCGGGGAAAATCATAGCGATTTCTTTTGATAAAAGCGCAGCAGCAAAGCTTAACAACATGGCTGTCAGGAGTATGCTTTTGGGCTTTAGCAAGTAATGACAGTAGGCAATCAATGACAGCAACATGAAAAATGTAACAAGCAGATCATTACGACCGGCAATCCAGGTGACAGCTTCGGTGTGGTTCGGCATGGCCAGAAAAAGCAATGCCGACAAAAAACAGAGCCAGCCTGAATGGTTGGTATTTACAGCGAATAGTCGTAAGAAAATACGGCATAGCTGAAAGACCAGAAAAGCATTGCTGGCATGGAAAAAAATATTGGTGACATGGTAACCACAGGGATTGAATTTCCAGAGGGAAAGATCCAACTGGTAACTAAATACAATTAAAGGCCGGAAAAAACCATTGGTCCAACTATGAAAAAAACCTTCATGGAACAGTTTCCAAATATAGAGCATGTCATCGGAGAGAAAATAGCTGTTTAATATGCACCAGTAGAATATTATGCCGGATATTAGGAGTGCTGAATAAATCAAGAAATTATATTTTAAAGAGTATGGAGTTGCTTTGAAAAAGTCTATGAGGAATTGAACCCGGGAAATTTGCCTGGTCATCAGAAAAGTACAGACTCCTTAATATGTCGTTGATTCAGTAAAAAAACTATTTTGAATGAAAATCATATAGCGGTGCCAGTTTGGAAACAGCTTTGGCCTCGGCCATAAAGTGACCATTTTCCGAGATTTGCAAAGGGCGTGACCATTTTGAATTTTTCGGTACAGCAATGGAAAAGCAATCAATGAGGCAATCTGAAGGATTGGCCCAGTTGATTAATTCCTGGCTGATGCATTGCAATCCGGTGCTGTCGCAAAAAATGGAGAACTTTTCTGCTGTCATAGTGGTATCGCGCCAGGCCCGTTCAAATTCCGGTTTTTTCAATAAATCCAAGCGGCTTCCCAGGTTGGAATGATGCATAAAAATAGCCCCGTCTTTTTTTAGTTTGTGGCTCAACTGGTCTAAGTATGTTTCTAAAACAGCGTCTTCAGCATGTACCAAGGAGTCGAAGCTAAAGACGAAATCAAGCGAATTATCTTCAATCATATCCAAAGACTTGCCGTCATTAACATGGTAGGTGATATGGGTGTTTTCAGAGAATCGTTTTTGACAGGCCTGAATACATTGTGCAGATAAATCGACCACTGTCAGCTTTTTGCATAAATCCTTTAGAAAGTGGGTCCAGCGTCCATAGCCAGGGGCAATTTCCAGGATGCTGTTTGCTGGAACAAAGGATTGGAGTCGTGGCAACAGTGTAGCAAACCATTCCATGCGGGGCGTGCCCCAGGTCTGGGACCATTCATTGCCTTGTTTTTCCCAGTTATAATTGTTTTGCCACATGGTTTGATTTTCTTCTATTGAGGGCATGGCAGGGTTTTGGCCTTTCCTGTTCTGAAATTTGAAACATCATAACGTATAATAGTAAATTTAACAGCACTAAAAAGTGGTTCCGCTACAAAACATTATTTTACTGTCATTACGAGGAACGATAGTGACGAAGCCCCGACCGGTTGGGGAATCATACGGGACTCCCTGCGGTCGTAATTTTTATTTTATAAGGCTGAAATCAGATTACCACGCTCCCTCCAGTCGCTCGCAATGATTTCTTGGTTTTTTTGCAGCAGAATCATGAGTTGACGCCTGTGGTATTGACCCCTATAATTATTAACTTCAAAAATCGGGTGAGAAAATCGGTTTTTAGGTATGTGAAAGGAAATAATAGGTCGGAGTTGTATGAGAATATTATTTATCCACAGTAATATAGATACTTTTGTATTGCCGCATTTTGTGCCGGGTATTGCCAGTATCGCAGCTGTCCTAAAAAAAGACGGCCATCACGTTACTTTTATGACCCTTCAGGAAGAAATAGCACCGGAAGTGTTTATAAAAAAAGTAGTTGAGCATGCGCCTGATTTAATCGGTTTTTCCACCATGACCAATCAGTGGTCGATTATCCGGCGTTATACCAAGGTGATTAAAGATAAATTGGAACTACCCATCATTCATGGCGGTATTCATGTAACTGTTGCCCAGGAAGCATCAATCGCTTGCCCGGAAATAGATATGATTTGCGTGGGTGAAGGGGAGTACGCTGTTTTAGAGTTGGTCGAACGTTTGGAAAAGAAGCAGTCTTATCATGATATTCAAAATCTCTGGATAAAAAAAGCAGACGGTCAAATCATCAAAAACCCCATGCGTCCTTTAATTGCCGACCTTGATACCCTGCCTTTTGCTGAGCGGGATATGTTTGATTTTCAACGGTTGCTGGAAGAAAATACCATGTCTTCCACAATTTTTATGGCCGGCCGCGGTTGTCCTTTTAAATGTAAGTATTGTGTTAATCATGTATTGCAAAAAAACTATCAGGGCTTGGGACGCTATGTCCGCATGCGGTCAGTGGACCATGTTCTGGAAGAAATCAGCAGCTTAAAACAAAACTATGGAATAAAAGAGATCCTTATTTATGATGATACCTTTACTTACAATCACAAATGGTTGCAGCAATTTTGTGAACGCTATAAAAAAGAGATCAATATTCCTTTTACGGTGAATGTTAGAGTCGACACGATTAATGAGGAAATATTAGAGATGATGCATGCTGCCGGTTGTGAACGCATCATCGCCGGGGTAGAATCCGGCAGTGAGCGCGTTCGGTCTGAAATATTGAATCGGAAAATGAGCAATGAAAAAATTATCGCTATCTATAAAAAAGCCGATGAACTGGGGATGAAGACGACAGCCTATTTTATGGTGGGTCTGCCTACGGAAACGCCAAAAGAAGCTCAGGAATCCATAGATCTTTGTAAAATTATTAAAGCAAATTATTCCCAATGCTCGGTATTTTATCCGTACCCTGGAACTGATCTCTATGACTTGTGTGAACAAAAAGGCTATTTAACCCAGAAAGAAAATGAGGGCACCAATTTTTTTGAGACACATAAGCTGCTCAAATTACCAACTTTTTCTCAGACAGAGATTGAGCAGTATTTCAATGAATTCTGGCGTATGGGTAATAAAATTCGTTCTCAGAAGGAAACCAAGGGGGTTATTGATTTTTTAGTGGCGTTTGATAAAGCCCGGGTTAAAGCAGAGGCTGGAAATGTCCGGTTTTCCGAGATGACGGTAAAGGGGGATAATCGATTGGTGCTTTTTGCGCATCCGGAATCAACAATCAGTTATGATGTTGATCTGCCGGAAAATGCCGGATTGATATTTGGGATCGCACTTTCGCCCCAGGTTTGGGATCCAACCAAAGGCGAAGGTGTTGTGTATAAAATTATTCTGGAAAAC
This genomic interval from bacterium contains the following:
- a CDS encoding B12-binding domain-containing radical SAM protein produces the protein MRILFIHSNIDTFVLPHFVPGIASIAAVLKKDGHHVTFMTLQEEIAPEVFIKKVVEHAPDLIGFSTMTNQWSIIRRYTKVIKDKLELPIIHGGIHVTVAQEASIACPEIDMICVGEGEYAVLELVERLEKKQSYHDIQNLWIKKADGQIIKNPMRPLIADLDTLPFAERDMFDFQRLLEENTMSSTIFMAGRGCPFKCKYCVNHVLQKNYQGLGRYVRMRSVDHVLEEISSLKQNYGIKEILIYDDTFTYNHKWLQQFCERYKKEINIPFTVNVRVDTINEEILEMMHAAGCERIIAGVESGSERVRSEILNRKMSNEKIIAIYKKADELGMKTTAYFMVGLPTETPKEAQESIDLCKIIKANYSQCSVFYPYPGTDLYDLCEQKGYLTQKENEGTNFFETHKLLKLPTFSQTEIEQYFNEFWRMGNKIRSQKETKGVIDFLVAFDKARVKAEAGNVRFSEMTVKGDNRLVLFAHPESTISYDVDLPENAGLIFGIALSPQVWDPTKGEGVVYKIILENEKGKQVLFSRYLDPKNNSEDRRWHDMNLLLPEGAVGQGILHFITTTPSGRTGYYGWSNWSRPYIYLLSSPIQTASAT
- a CDS encoding class I SAM-dependent methyltransferase, which gives rise to MWQNNYNWEKQGNEWSQTWGTPRMEWFATLLPRLQSFVPANSILEIAPGYGRWTHFLKDLCKKLTVVDLSAQCIQACQKRFSENTHITYHVNDGKSLDMIEDNSLDFVFSFDSLVHAEDAVLETYLDQLSHKLKKDGAIFMHHSNLGSRLDLLKKPEFERAWRDTTMTAEKFSIFCDSTGLQCISQELINWANPSDCLIDCFSIAVPKNSKWSRPLQISENGHFMAEAKAVSKLAPLYDFHSK